A DNA window from Streptomyces canus contains the following coding sequences:
- a CDS encoding class I SAM-dependent methyltransferase gives MDRTVRTVEDVLHLLDGLFAPQADRWSADAGSWWDGFYADRSKPVPFFVPKPDENLVSYLDRGLITPGRALDLGCGPGRNALHLASLGFEVDAVDLSPGAIAWARERAHETAADVRFVCGDAFSLPDTGLGGPYDLIYDSGCFHHLPPHRRVSYLALLERHLAPGGRFGIVCFADGAMGSDLPDAEVYRQGRLDGGLAYSARSLRRIFRDLTEIELRRMRDEPPDSSCFGEPFLWAGLFGRDH, from the coding sequence ATGGACCGCACCGTACGCACGGTGGAGGACGTCCTCCACCTCCTCGACGGCCTGTTCGCTCCCCAGGCCGATCGCTGGAGCGCGGACGCCGGTTCCTGGTGGGACGGCTTCTACGCGGACCGCTCCAAGCCCGTTCCCTTCTTCGTGCCGAAGCCGGACGAGAACCTGGTGTCGTACCTCGACCGCGGCCTCATCACCCCGGGCCGCGCCCTCGATCTGGGCTGCGGGCCGGGCCGCAACGCGCTGCACCTCGCCTCCCTCGGCTTCGAGGTCGACGCCGTCGATCTCTCACCCGGCGCCATCGCCTGGGCCAGGGAGCGTGCGCACGAGACGGCGGCCGACGTCCGCTTCGTGTGCGGCGATGCCTTCTCACTGCCGGACACCGGACTTGGCGGCCCCTACGACCTGATCTACGACTCCGGCTGTTTCCACCATCTGCCGCCGCACCGTCGCGTCAGCTACCTGGCACTCCTGGAACGGCACCTCGCGCCCGGCGGCCGCTTCGGCATCGTCTGCTTCGCCGACGGGGCCATGGGATCGGACCTGCCGGACGCGGAGGTGTATCGCCAGGGCCGACTCGACGGCGGTCTCGCCTACTCGGCCCGGTCTCTGCGCCGGATCTTCCGCGACCTGACCGAGATCGAACTGCGCCGCATGCGCGACGAGCCGCCCGACTCCTCCTGCTTCGGCGAACCCTTCCTCTGGGCAGGACTGTTCGGCCGTGACCACTGA
- a CDS encoding ABC transporter ATP-binding protein, whose amino-acid sequence MASSLEKPLDHRYRGEHPIRTLAYLFRADRRRLAAAATVFTVKHSPVWLLPLITASIIDTVVQHQPISRLWTSTGVILFILLVNYPLHLLYVRLLYGSVRRMGTTLRSALCTRMQQLSIGYHSRVSAGVLQAKVVRDVETVEQMVQQTAETGLGAITVLVGGLVIIAVRTPEFVPVFLVVVPAAALVVARLRARLRTHNEHFRHEVETLSSRVTEMTRLIPVTRAHGLEGKALRRMDGTLRRLLTSGMRLDLVNGRFGSLAWVVLNVVGVLVLAAAALVSYYGVWGVTPGDVVMLSAFLTTLTNSTTTLAGLAPVITKGLESVRSVGEVLQAPELEDNEGKAQVDSVRGAVEFQGVGHAYDNGRPAVRDFTLSVTPGETIALVGASGAGKSTVLNLVIGFIRPTSGRLLLDGTDMNTLDLRTYRRFVSVVPQESILFDGTIRDNVAYGMDDADEETVRAALRDANALEFVDRLPQGLDTLVGERGARLSGGQRQRLAIARALIRDPRVLVLDEATSALDTRSEALVQQALARLLHGRTTFVVAHRLSTVRGADRIVVMGEGRILETGTHEELLRRGGAYTALHAGQVA is encoded by the coding sequence ATGGCCTCGTCGCTGGAGAAACCGCTCGACCACCGCTATCGGGGCGAACACCCGATACGCACACTCGCCTACCTGTTCCGCGCCGACCGCCGCCGACTGGCCGCGGCCGCCACGGTGTTCACCGTCAAGCACAGCCCGGTGTGGCTGCTGCCCCTGATCACGGCGTCCATCATCGACACCGTCGTCCAGCACCAGCCGATCTCCCGGCTCTGGACGAGCACGGGCGTCATCCTGTTCATCCTGCTGGTCAACTACCCCCTGCATCTCCTCTACGTCCGCCTCCTGTACGGCAGCGTCCGCCGCATGGGCACCACCCTGCGCTCCGCCCTGTGCACCCGCATGCAGCAGCTGTCCATCGGCTACCACTCACGGGTCAGCGCCGGTGTGCTGCAGGCGAAGGTGGTGCGGGACGTCGAGACCGTCGAACAGATGGTGCAGCAGACCGCGGAGACCGGCCTCGGCGCGATCACCGTGCTCGTCGGCGGCCTCGTCATCATCGCCGTAAGGACACCGGAGTTCGTGCCGGTCTTCCTCGTCGTCGTGCCCGCCGCCGCCCTCGTCGTGGCTCGCCTCAGGGCCCGGCTGCGCACCCACAACGAACACTTCCGGCACGAGGTCGAGACCCTGTCGTCCCGCGTCACGGAGATGACCCGCCTCATCCCGGTCACCCGCGCCCACGGCCTGGAGGGCAAGGCACTGCGCCGCATGGACGGCACCCTGCGCCGCCTGCTCACCTCCGGAATGCGTCTCGACCTGGTCAACGGGCGCTTCGGCTCGCTGGCCTGGGTCGTCCTCAACGTGGTCGGCGTGCTCGTTCTCGCCGCGGCCGCGCTGGTGTCGTACTACGGCGTCTGGGGCGTCACCCCCGGCGACGTCGTGATGCTCAGCGCGTTCCTGACCACGCTCACCAACTCCACGACAACGTTGGCGGGACTGGCCCCGGTCATCACCAAGGGCCTGGAGTCCGTCCGTTCCGTCGGTGAGGTGCTCCAGGCGCCCGAGCTGGAGGACAACGAGGGCAAGGCCCAGGTCGATTCGGTGCGCGGGGCCGTCGAATTCCAAGGCGTGGGCCACGCGTACGACAACGGGCGGCCCGCCGTGCGGGACTTCACCCTCTCCGTCACCCCCGGCGAGACCATCGCCCTGGTCGGCGCGTCAGGCGCAGGCAAGTCCACCGTCCTGAACCTCGTCATCGGTTTCATCCGGCCCACCTCGGGACGGCTGCTGCTCGACGGGACCGACATGAACACCCTCGACCTGCGCACCTACCGGCGGTTCGTGTCCGTCGTGCCGCAGGAGTCCATCCTCTTCGACGGCACGATCCGGGATAACGTCGCCTACGGCATGGACGACGCGGACGAGGAAACGGTACGGGCGGCGCTTCGCGACGCGAACGCACTGGAGTTCGTGGACCGGCTGCCGCAGGGCCTCGACACCCTGGTCGGCGAGCGCGGCGCCCGGCTGTCCGGCGGGCAGCGCCAGCGACTGGCCATCGCCCGGGCCCTGATCCGTGATCCGCGGGTCCTGGTCCTCGACGAGGCGACCTCGGCCCTGGACACCCGCTCCGAGGCGCTCGTCCAGCAGGCGCTCGCCCGGCTGCTGCACGGACGCACGACGTTCGTGGTCGCGCACCGGCTGTCGACCGTGCGGGGCGCCGATCGCATCGTGGTGATGGGGGAGGGCCGGATCCTGGAGACCGGCACCCACGAGGAACTCCTGCGCCGCGGCGGGGCCTACACCGCGCTGCACGCCGGACAGGTCGCCTGA
- a CDS encoding aldo/keto reductase, producing MHTRRIGDVEVSSIGLGAMPMSIEGRPDEERSIATIHAALDAGVTLIDTADAYHRDADEVGHNESLIAKALASHDLGGDVLVATKGGHLRPGDGSWTLDGSPRHLKEACEASLSRLGVEAIGLYQFHRPDPRVPYEESVGAVRDLLDEGKILHAGISNANPDQIRLANEILGGRLVSVQNQFSPAFRSSEPELRLCDELGIAFLPWSPLGGISRAGELGSVHAPFARIAEKYGVSPQRVCLAWMLAKSPVVVPIPGASRPETIRDSLAATDLVLDADELAELDAA from the coding sequence ATGCACACCCGCCGCATCGGTGATGTCGAAGTGAGCTCGATCGGTCTGGGCGCCATGCCCATGTCCATCGAGGGACGGCCGGACGAGGAACGCTCCATCGCCACCATCCACGCCGCGCTCGACGCGGGCGTGACCCTGATCGACACCGCCGACGCCTACCACCGGGACGCCGACGAGGTCGGCCACAACGAAAGCCTGATCGCCAAGGCTCTCGCCTCCCACGACCTCGGCGGTGACGTCCTCGTCGCCACGAAGGGCGGGCACCTGCGCCCCGGGGACGGCAGTTGGACGCTCGACGGCAGCCCCCGGCATCTGAAGGAGGCCTGCGAGGCCTCGCTGAGCCGGCTGGGTGTGGAGGCGATCGGGCTCTACCAGTTCCACCGCCCCGACCCCCGGGTCCCCTACGAGGAGTCCGTCGGCGCCGTGCGCGACCTCCTCGACGAGGGCAAGATCCTCCATGCGGGCATCTCCAACGCGAACCCCGACCAGATCCGGCTGGCCAACGAGATTCTCGGCGGCCGACTGGTCTCCGTGCAGAACCAGTTCTCCCCGGCCTTCCGTTCCAGCGAACCGGAACTGCGGCTGTGCGACGAACTCGGTATCGCCTTCCTGCCCTGGAGCCCCTTGGGCGGCATCTCCCGGGCGGGCGAACTCGGCTCGGTGCACGCCCCGTTCGCGCGGATCGCCGAGAAGTACGGGGTGAGCCCGCAGCGGGTCTGCCTGGCCTGGATGCTCGCCAAGTCGCCGGTGGTCGTGCCGATCCCGGGCGCGAGCCGCCCCGAGACTATCCGCGACTCCCTCGCCGCCACCGACCTCGTGCTCGACGCGGACGAACTCGCGGAGCTGGACGCCGCCTGA
- a CDS encoding PP2C family protein-serine/threonine phosphatase produces the protein MSGARDRDGRSWLRGAPPPGWVRVLPALLLVGVCVATLVSPDPLDIGFLLGAIPPLAVLSYGPAATAVLGVLVLVVLSVPAFRLNDPGSTDVLTVGFVAALSVIVSFVRSRRDAQLVTERAVAEAAQRAVLPPLPGVVGGVRCAGLYRAAQRGTLVGGDFFDVREGPCGVRVVMGDVQGHGLSAVSTVASLLGAFREAVLDRTGPESVAARLDRRLVVDSAGVRHSELFATAVVLDFDIGARAVRIVACGQPGPVLLRDGRAVELDVPVGTPLGLGLSGAAPPTGVTVPLRPGDRLFLASDGVWEARDTAGVFYPLLDRITGFAGDLPDLVERVWADLARYAPALQDDVTMLVLSPGTPEPR, from the coding sequence GTGAGCGGAGCGCGCGACCGGGACGGGCGGAGCTGGCTGCGCGGCGCGCCGCCGCCGGGCTGGGTACGGGTGCTGCCCGCCCTACTGCTGGTGGGGGTGTGCGTGGCGACCCTCGTCAGCCCCGATCCGCTCGACATCGGGTTCCTGCTGGGCGCCATCCCGCCGCTGGCCGTGCTGTCGTACGGACCGGCGGCGACCGCGGTGCTCGGCGTGCTCGTCCTGGTCGTGCTGAGCGTGCCGGCCTTCCGGCTGAACGATCCGGGCAGCACGGATGTGCTGACCGTGGGCTTCGTCGCGGCGCTCAGTGTGATCGTGTCGTTCGTACGGAGCCGGCGTGACGCCCAGCTGGTGACCGAGCGTGCGGTCGCGGAGGCCGCGCAGCGGGCCGTCCTGCCGCCGCTGCCGGGAGTGGTGGGAGGCGTGCGGTGCGCGGGGCTGTACCGGGCCGCGCAGCGCGGGACGCTCGTCGGGGGTGACTTCTTCGACGTCCGGGAAGGGCCCTGCGGGGTGCGCGTGGTCATGGGCGATGTGCAGGGGCACGGGCTGTCGGCCGTCTCGACCGTCGCCTCGCTGCTGGGGGCCTTCCGGGAGGCGGTGCTGGACCGGACGGGTCCCGAGTCGGTGGCCGCGCGGCTGGACCGCAGGCTCGTGGTCGACTCCGCGGGCGTACGGCACTCGGAGCTGTTCGCGACGGCGGTGGTGCTGGACTTCGACATCGGCGCGAGGGCCGTGCGGATCGTGGCGTGCGGGCAGCCGGGCCCGGTTCTGCTGCGCGACGGGCGGGCCGTGGAACTCGACGTCCCGGTGGGCACCCCGCTCGGCCTGGGCCTGTCCGGCGCCGCGCCGCCGACCGGGGTCACGGTCCCCCTGCGGCCCGGCGACCGGCTCTTCCTGGCCTCGGACGGGGTCTGGGAGGCGCGGGACACCGCCGGAGTCTTCTACCCGTTGCTCGACCGGATCACCGGCTTCGCGGGGGACCTCCCGGATCTCGTCGAGCGGGTCTGGGCCGACCTCGCGCGCTACGCCCCGGCGCTCCAGGACGACGTCACGATGCTCGTTCTTTCTCCGGGGACGCCGGAGCCCCGCTGA
- a CDS encoding helix-turn-helix domain-containing protein — MSAASHRTSRLEPYLDRSEPAPTLLKMLVGVQLAGFREDAGLAQDQAARALGFSPAKLSRIESGKGRKPPSESDVRALLELYGTDDYEASVLLKLLQRAGEPGWWQRYDKRLMPEWFDRLVGLQEAAAAIRTFEIQYVPGLLQTPDYTRAVVERGLPTAAAGEVARRVELRTRRAQLLQRADPPQLWAVIDESVLLRVLGSREVMRAQLAHLVEMARRPHVTVQVVPLDVTNASAPAIPITYLRFGGLDLPDVVYLEHIKSANFLEDRDETEEYRLALDRLADDALKPRDSLRLLQQTMEQRYGG; from the coding sequence ATGTCTGCCGCGTCCCATCGCACCTCCCGCCTGGAACCGTATCTGGACCGGTCCGAACCGGCTCCCACCCTGCTGAAGATGCTGGTCGGCGTCCAGTTGGCGGGATTCCGCGAGGATGCCGGACTCGCCCAGGACCAGGCGGCGCGGGCCCTCGGGTTCAGCCCGGCGAAGCTGTCCCGCATCGAGTCGGGCAAGGGCCGCAAGCCCCCGTCGGAGAGCGACGTCCGCGCCCTCCTCGAGCTGTACGGCACCGACGACTACGAGGCCTCGGTACTGCTCAAGCTGTTGCAGCGGGCCGGTGAGCCGGGCTGGTGGCAGCGGTACGACAAGCGACTGATGCCCGAGTGGTTCGACCGTCTGGTCGGGCTGCAGGAGGCGGCCGCGGCGATCCGTACCTTCGAGATCCAGTACGTCCCCGGCCTGCTCCAGACCCCGGACTACACGCGGGCGGTGGTGGAACGCGGCCTGCCGACCGCGGCGGCCGGCGAGGTGGCGCGACGCGTCGAACTGCGCACGCGGCGTGCGCAGTTGCTGCAGCGCGCGGACCCCCCGCAGCTGTGGGCGGTGATCGACGAGTCGGTGCTGCTGCGGGTGCTGGGCAGCCGGGAGGTCATGCGGGCACAGCTGGCGCACCTCGTCGAGATGGCCCGGCGCCCCCATGTGACGGTGCAGGTCGTCCCCTTGGACGTGACCAACGCGTCCGCCCCGGCCATACCGATCACCTACCTCCGCTTCGGGGGCCTCGATCTGCCGGACGTCGTCTACCTGGAGCACATCAAGAGCGCGAACTTCCTGGAGGACCGGGACGAGACGGAGGAGTACCGGCTCGCCCTGGACCGGCTGGCGGACGACGCGCTCAAACCCCGGGACTCGCTGCGGCTGTTGCAGCAGACGATGGAGCAGCGTTACGGCGGCTGA
- a CDS encoding Gfo/Idh/MocA family protein produces MRIGLLGTGPWARMAHAPALGAHPGLDFAGVWGRRTDAAEELAAEYGTRAYADVDALLADVDAVAVALPPAVQAELAARAARAGCHLLLDKPLATTVEQGRAVVEAVRETKVASVVFFTSRFLTETEAWIGEQAGVEGWFTARAQWLGSVFTDDSPFADSPWRQEKGALWDVGPHALSVLLPVLGDVREVAAAAHGPGDTVHLVLRHTGGASSTLTLSLTAPPAAAGVGLELRGAGGVAQLPESSEGVVPAVLRAADGLLAAARTGQAHPCDAAFGLRVTEILVAAEALLDGGTGTPTA; encoded by the coding sequence ATGCGTATCGGACTGCTCGGCACCGGTCCCTGGGCCAGGATGGCCCACGCTCCCGCGCTCGGCGCGCATCCGGGGCTGGACTTCGCCGGGGTGTGGGGCCGTCGCACGGACGCCGCCGAGGAGCTGGCCGCCGAGTACGGCACGCGCGCGTACGCCGATGTCGACGCGCTGCTCGCGGACGTGGACGCCGTGGCGGTCGCCCTGCCGCCCGCCGTGCAGGCCGAGCTCGCGGCGCGGGCCGCGCGGGCGGGGTGCCATCTGCTGCTGGACAAGCCCCTGGCGACGACGGTCGAGCAGGGGCGGGCGGTGGTCGAGGCCGTCCGCGAGACCAAGGTCGCCTCGGTGGTCTTCTTCACCTCGCGCTTCCTCACCGAGACCGAGGCGTGGATCGGTGAGCAGGCGGGCGTGGAGGGCTGGTTCACGGCGCGGGCGCAATGGCTGGGGTCGGTGTTCACCGACGACAGCCCCTTCGCCGACTCACCGTGGCGGCAGGAGAAGGGCGCCCTGTGGGACGTGGGTCCCCATGCTCTGTCGGTGCTGCTGCCGGTGCTGGGCGATGTGCGTGAGGTGGCGGCGGCCGCGCACGGTCCCGGGGACACCGTCCATCTGGTCCTGAGGCACACCGGCGGCGCGTCGAGCACCCTGACGCTGAGTCTCACGGCTCCGCCCGCGGCCGCGGGAGTCGGCCTCGAACTGCGGGGCGCGGGCGGAGTCGCCCAGCTCCCGGAGTCGTCCGAGGGTGTCGTGCCCGCCGTGCTCCGGGCCGCCGACGGACTGCTCGCCGCCGCCCGCACCGGACAGGCACACCCGTGCGACGCCGCGTTCGGTCTGCGGGTCACCGAGATCCTCGTGGCGGCGGAGGCCCTGCTGGACGGCGGGACCGGCACGCCCACCGCGTAG
- a CDS encoding ATP-binding protein, with protein sequence MSSPANHAIRPPSQAVPEAGDAGPAGETLRHPGPAGAQRRPGPLDTAALLVNCSKEGFARARAFTRETLSYWSLDHRSDDATLVITELAANAVAHAVPRPAADGAAEVWLGLSLDPAHLLVTVSDPGDEPPAYTPADVNALREHGRGLHIVDALAQEWGWTSQPPAGKSVWAKLSTAPPP encoded by the coding sequence GTGTCGTCACCTGCGAACCACGCGATCCGGCCGCCGAGCCAGGCTGTGCCGGAGGCGGGTGATGCGGGCCCGGCCGGTGAGACCCTGCGGCATCCCGGTCCCGCCGGCGCACAGCGGCGCCCGGGCCCCCTCGACACCGCCGCGCTGCTCGTCAACTGCAGCAAGGAGGGTTTCGCCCGGGCCCGCGCCTTCACCCGCGAGACGCTGAGCTACTGGTCCCTCGACCATCGCAGCGACGACGCCACCCTCGTGATCACCGAACTCGCGGCCAACGCCGTGGCGCACGCGGTGCCCCGGCCCGCGGCGGACGGTGCGGCCGAGGTGTGGCTGGGGTTGTCCCTGGACCCCGCCCATCTGCTGGTGACCGTCTCCGACCCCGGTGACGAGCCGCCCGCGTACACGCCCGCCGACGTCAACGCCCTGCGGGAGCACGGCCGTGGCCTGCACATCGTCGACGCCCTGGCTCAGGAGTGGGGCTGGACCTCGCAGCCCCCGGCCGGCAAGTCCGTCTGGGCCAAGCTGTCGACCGCCCCTCCTCCCTGA
- a CDS encoding DUF397 domain-containing protein has translation MPPVQNGVRASSLDARWVKSRHSNAEGNCVEVATLVDGGVALRNSRDPDGPALVYTPAEVAAFLAGAKDGEFDHLL, from the coding sequence GTGCCACCAGTGCAGAACGGAGTGCGGGCGAGTTCGCTCGACGCCCGCTGGGTCAAGAGCCGGCACAGCAACGCCGAGGGCAACTGCGTCGAAGTGGCCACACTCGTCGACGGCGGCGTCGCGCTGCGCAACTCCCGTGATCCCGACGGTCCCGCGCTGGTCTACACACCGGCCGAGGTCGCGGCGTTCCTCGCCGGCGCGAAGGACGGTGAGTTCGACCACCTCCTGTGA
- a CDS encoding GNAT family N-acetyltransferase, protein MTDLVIRALDEREAPLFDALPDPLGARESHRLTRHRPDWKRVALRDGKVVARGAWWGGPDDTAPVNVNWFDVAEGEEEAGAELLRTAPWQVELEMNLPSGWREDPEQRAAAEARCTAVQKAGYELLVERFLYRWTPEHGLPERPGRLEFRPEPDDAVFFDLLRRIHSATLDAHALKAIEEDGLDRAAQEELDFFHWCPSPREWWQIAHTPQGDVAGMHIPAHNPSGPCIGFIGVVPEQRGHGYAYDLLAECTHYLVERGAEFVSGATDRGNFPMAANFAKAGYPVVRERLNYRPPHAG, encoded by the coding sequence ATGACCGATCTGGTCATCCGCGCGCTCGACGAGCGCGAAGCCCCTCTCTTCGACGCTCTGCCCGACCCTCTCGGCGCCCGTGAGTCCCACCGGCTCACCCGGCACCGCCCCGACTGGAAGCGCGTCGCCCTGCGCGACGGCAAGGTCGTGGCACGCGGCGCCTGGTGGGGCGGCCCCGACGACACCGCACCCGTCAACGTCAACTGGTTCGACGTGGCCGAGGGCGAGGAGGAGGCCGGCGCCGAACTCCTGCGCACCGCCCCCTGGCAGGTCGAGCTCGAGATGAACCTGCCCTCGGGCTGGCGCGAGGATCCGGAGCAGCGGGCCGCCGCCGAGGCCCGCTGCACCGCCGTACAGAAGGCCGGATACGAGCTCCTGGTCGAGCGCTTCCTCTACCGGTGGACGCCGGAGCACGGGCTGCCCGAGCGGCCCGGACGCCTCGAGTTCCGGCCCGAACCGGACGACGCGGTCTTCTTCGACCTGCTGCGGCGCATCCATTCCGCCACCCTCGACGCGCACGCCCTCAAGGCCATCGAGGAGGACGGACTCGACCGGGCCGCCCAGGAGGAACTCGACTTCTTCCACTGGTGTCCCTCGCCGCGCGAGTGGTGGCAGATCGCCCACACCCCGCAGGGAGACGTGGCCGGGATGCACATTCCCGCGCACAACCCGTCGGGGCCCTGCATCGGGTTCATCGGGGTGGTGCCGGAACAGCGGGGTCACGGCTATGCCTACGACCTGCTCGCCGAGTGCACCCACTATCTGGTCGAGCGGGGCGCCGAGTTCGTCTCCGGCGCGACGGACCGGGGGAACTTCCCCATGGCCGCGAACTTCGCCAAGGCGGGCTATCCCGTCGTACGGGAACGCCTGAACTACCGTCCCCCGCACGCCGGCTGA
- a CDS encoding SAM-dependent methyltransferase, whose protein sequence is MSTGKKLSTEIDASVPTAARMYDHYLGGKDNYAADRAACEELDKVVPSTRRLAVNNRRFLQRVVRTLSTDYGIRQYLDHGSGLPTQDNVHQVAQRIDPTTHVVYVDNDPMVLVHGRALLEQDERTAVIHADMRETDAIFAHEDTQRLIDFSQPVAVLFNSVMHCIPDSETDGPSALARRVRERLAPGSFMVMCQLVSGDPEVRDFVTNFMDQVTQGHWGRVREEKDVAEWFEGLEILDPGLVEVSTWRPDSEVAPRQLTHEWIEFGGVARLV, encoded by the coding sequence ATGAGCACCGGTAAGAAGCTGTCCACGGAGATCGACGCCTCCGTACCCACGGCCGCACGCATGTACGACCACTATCTGGGCGGCAAGGACAACTACGCGGCCGACCGGGCGGCCTGCGAGGAACTCGACAAGGTCGTCCCCAGCACCCGCAGGCTCGCCGTGAACAACCGGCGTTTCCTCCAGCGGGTGGTGCGGACCCTCTCGACGGACTACGGCATCCGGCAGTACCTGGACCACGGCTCCGGCCTGCCCACCCAGGACAACGTCCACCAGGTGGCCCAGCGCATCGACCCCACCACGCACGTCGTCTACGTCGACAACGACCCCATGGTCCTCGTCCACGGCCGGGCGCTGCTCGAGCAGGACGAGCGCACCGCCGTCATCCACGCGGACATGCGGGAGACCGATGCGATCTTCGCCCACGAGGACACCCAGCGGCTGATCGACTTCTCGCAGCCCGTCGCCGTGCTGTTCAACTCCGTCATGCACTGCATCCCCGACAGCGAGACGGACGGGCCGTCCGCGCTGGCCCGCCGGGTCCGCGAGCGGCTCGCGCCCGGCAGCTTCATGGTGATGTGCCAGCTGGTCAGCGGGGACCCCGAAGTCCGCGACTTCGTCACCAACTTCATGGACCAGGTGACCCAGGGTCACTGGGGCCGGGTGCGTGAGGAGAAGGACGTCGCCGAGTGGTTCGAGGGACTGGAGATCCTCGACCCGGGCCTCGTGGAGGTCTCCACCTGGCGACCCGACTCCGAGGTGGCCCCCCGCCAGCTCACCCACGAGTGGATCGAGTTCGGCGGCGTCGCCCGACTCGTCTGA
- a CDS encoding DUF5133 domain-containing protein, whose product MLVPDPKAVRTLLTRYASLRIAQAERERPAAARELEDVSYTLCVMMGTTDVREAVARADALLPAAGCADPDSENSLPLAG is encoded by the coding sequence GTGCTCGTTCCGGACCCGAAGGCCGTCAGGACCCTGCTGACCCGGTATGCGTCATTGAGGATCGCTCAGGCGGAGAGGGAGAGACCGGCGGCGGCTCGTGAGCTGGAGGACGTCAGTTACACACTGTGCGTGATGATGGGCACCACCGACGTCCGTGAAGCGGTCGCCAGGGCGGACGCTCTGCTGCCGGCCGCCGGATGTGCGGACCCGGACAGCGAGAACAGCCTGCCACTGGCCGGGTGA
- a CDS encoding glycoside hydrolase family 64 protein has protein sequence MTPRHQRDLGRRKVLYALGGVMAAAPAVAALAPHALAEGNRTTAAGALPLTVVNDTGAFDNANVHVYIVGNQDGRQVRVTPDGTLAPVALSDNGADGYTDYAIGLADSGETSLSLPYLSGRIYVSLGAKLKFKVVTDGNGSPALQYPAGWVTSDPNHPVLHDCAEFTYSSAGMFCNTTMVDMFSVPLSIRLTGARDQTTGTLRASGRAGAFDAVRQVEEFAPLVVDDRRVIAPGHGLDAGLFPADYFAPYIDEVWSTYTGKDLTVTTNAGTFTGRVRGGQLVFDGPAQVSFARPSTRDVLFCDGALAAPNDGTTGPVAAVLGAGFNRSTLVSTAAQPTTDPASFYRAALTNHYARAMHAATEDGKAYGFAFDDVADFASYVQDTAPTGIRLTLTPF, from the coding sequence ATGACACCTCGTCACCAGCGTGATCTCGGCCGCCGCAAAGTCCTCTACGCCCTCGGTGGGGTGATGGCGGCCGCACCCGCCGTCGCCGCACTGGCCCCCCACGCCCTCGCCGAGGGCAACCGCACCACGGCGGCCGGAGCCCTGCCGCTGACCGTCGTCAACGACACCGGCGCCTTCGACAACGCGAACGTCCACGTCTACATCGTGGGCAACCAGGACGGCAGGCAGGTCCGCGTCACCCCGGACGGCACCCTCGCCCCGGTCGCCCTGTCCGACAACGGCGCCGACGGCTACACCGACTACGCGATAGGCCTGGCGGACAGCGGCGAGACCAGCCTGTCCCTGCCCTATCTGTCCGGCCGTATCTACGTGTCCCTGGGCGCGAAGCTGAAGTTCAAGGTCGTCACCGACGGCAACGGCAGCCCCGCCCTCCAGTACCCGGCCGGCTGGGTGACCTCGGATCCGAACCACCCGGTGCTGCACGACTGCGCCGAGTTCACGTACAGCTCGGCGGGCATGTTCTGCAACACGACCATGGTGGACATGTTCAGCGTGCCGCTGAGCATCCGGCTGACCGGGGCGCGGGACCAGACGACGGGCACCCTGCGCGCCTCCGGACGGGCCGGTGCCTTCGACGCCGTACGCCAAGTCGAGGAGTTCGCGCCCCTCGTGGTGGACGACAGGCGTGTCATCGCGCCCGGTCACGGTCTGGACGCCGGCCTGTTCCCGGCGGACTACTTCGCGCCGTACATCGACGAGGTGTGGAGCACGTACACCGGCAAGGACCTGACCGTCACCACGAACGCGGGCACCTTCACCGGCCGGGTGCGCGGCGGGCAGCTCGTGTTCGACGGGCCCGCGCAGGTGTCCTTCGCCCGGCCGTCGACACGGGACGTGCTCTTCTGCGACGGCGCGCTCGCCGCTCCCAACGACGGCACGACAGGGCCGGTCGCCGCGGTGCTCGGCGCCGGGTTCAACCGGTCGACGCTGGTGAGCACCGCCGCCCAGCCGACCACCGACCCCGCCTCCTTCTACCGGGCCGCGCTCACCAACCACTACGCCAGGGCCATGCACGCGGCAACGGAGGACGGCAAGGCCTACGGCTTCGCCTTCGACGACGTGGCCGACTTCGCCTCGTACGTCCAGGACACGGCGCCGACAGGGATCCGGCTGACGCTCACGCCGTTCTAG